In the Lentisphaerota bacterium genome, CGACCCCGAATTCCGCCAGCAGTTCTTCAGCATCGTGACCGGTGAAGTCGGCCGGCTGAATGCCATCATCACCCAGATCAACACATTCGCCCATCCGCCGCAGCCGGTCTTCCGCAAAATCGCGCCAGGCGAGATTGCGACGCGCGCCTGCGCGCTTGCCGCGCAGCGAGCCGCTCCCGGAACATTCGACGGAGTCCGGGAGATTGAGGCGGGACTGCCGTTGATAGACGCCGACGCCGAGGCGCTGATCGACGGCCTCGCCCACGTGCTGGTCAATGCGCACGAGGCGGTCGTCGGACTCGCCTCGCCCCGCATCGTCCTGCAGGTCCGCTGCAGCGGCGTCGGCCCGGCCCAGACCTTAATCTTCGCCGTGTCCGACAACGGACCTGGCGTCGCTGTGGAGGTTCGGGACAAGCTCTTCTCCCCGTTCTGCACGACCAAGCCGCGCGGGCTGGGGCTGGGTCTGCCGCTCGCGCGGCGGACGGTCGTCGACCACGGTGGACGGATCGACGTGGATACCAACGAGAACGGAACCACTGTGACGATTACCCTGCCGCTGGAGGGACGCATCAGCTATGCTGAAACTTCTGATCGTTGACGACGAACGGGGAAGCCGCGAAGCGCTTCGGCTGATCTTTGCGCGCGACTATGCCGTGTTGTCGGCCTCCACGGCGGAAGAGGCGCAGGCGGTCTTGTCGGGCGAACACGTCGATCTGGTGCTGCTGGATGTCGTGATGCCCGGACGTTCCGGGCTCGATTTCTTGCGCCAGATACTCGCCGACCATCCCGAGATGCCGGTCATCATGGTCAGCGCCTCGACCGCCATCCCGCCCGTCGTCGAGGCCATCCGCCAGGGAGCCGTTGACTTCGTCGGCAAGCCCTTCGACGTGGCGAACATCCGCCATGTGGTGCGGCGGGCGATCGAAACCAAACGGCTGCACCGCCGGGTCGCCGTATTGGAGACCGAACTGTCGGCCGCCTTTCCGACCCAGGAGATCATCGGCCGAAGCCCCGCCTTCGCCGCGGCCATTGAGCATGTGCGGCAGGCGGCTGTCACCGACGCCACAGTGCTGATCCAGGGGGAGAGCGGGACGGGCAAGGAACTCGCCGCCCGCCTGCTGCACGCGCAGAGCCCCCGCCGGGACGAACCGTTCGTTGCCGTCCATTGCGCGGCCCTTCCCGAAAACCTCCTGGAGAGCGAGCTATTCGGACACGAGAAGGGGGCGTTCACCGGCGCAGACCGTCAGAAGCAGGGCCGGTTCGACCTGGCCGGTTCAGGGACGCTGTTTTTTGACGAGATCGGTGAGATGACGATCGCCACGCAGGTGAAGCTGCTTCGCGTGCTGCAGGAACGGGAATTCATGCGTGTCGGCGGAACCCGGCTGCTCCGCACCAACGCCCGCATCGTGGCGGCCTCGGCACGCGACTTGAGGCGGGAGACCGCTGCGGGACGTTTTCGGGAAGACCTCTTCTACCGCTTCAACGTGGTTCAGGTGCGACTGCCGCCGCTTCGCGAGCGGCGCGATGACATTCCGCTGCTGCTCGCGCATTTTATGGCCCGGCTTGGCCCCGCCCTGCATGCCGAAACCCGCGGGTTCGATGCGGAGGCCCTGAGCCGGCTGTGCGCCTATGACTGGCCCGGAAATGTGCGCGAGTTGCGCAACGTCGTCGAACGGGTATTGGTCCTCCACAGCCGCGAGCCGGAGATCGCCGTGCGGCATCTGCCTGAGGAGTTCCACGCCGGATGGCCGCAATCGGCGCCCGCTGCGGACACGGCCGCCGTCCCCGGTGCCGCGCCGCCGGACGCTGGCG is a window encoding:
- a CDS encoding sigma-54-dependent Fis family transcriptional regulator, producing MLKLLIVDDERGSREALRLIFARDYAVLSASTAEEAQAVLSGEHVDLVLLDVVMPGRSGLDFLRQILADHPEMPVIMVSASTAIPPVVEAIRQGAVDFVGKPFDVANIRHVVRRAIETKRLHRRVAVLETELSAAFPTQEIIGRSPAFAAAIEHVRQAAVTDATVLIQGESGTGKELAARLLHAQSPRRDEPFVAVHCAALPENLLESELFGHEKGAFTGADRQKQGRFDLAGSGTLFFDEIGEMTIATQVKLLRVLQEREFMRVGGTRLLRTNARIVAASARDLRRETAAGRFREDLFYRFNVVQVRLPPLRERRDDIPLLLAHFMARLGPALHAETRGFDAEALSRLCAYDWPGNVRELRNVVERVLVLHSREPEIAVRHLPEEFHAGWPQSAPAADTAAVPGAAPPDAGGLKLEEAVSACERRIISEALRRADGVQTRAAESLGTTRRILRYKMAKLGLAG